In Streptomyces sclerotialus, one genomic interval encodes:
- a CDS encoding NAD(P)/FAD-dependent oxidoreductase, with protein MTAAPRTEDRRHVVVVGAGPAGLAAAGSALAAGARVTLADAAERPGGQYHRTLPEEFGGPRDGGSHFARLRRRVLDHPHCTWLAETSVWALERPDPEQPGPPRVHTLTGPADGNDRPRRVLTPDALVLAPGAHDRVLPFPGWELPGVYAAGAAQALVKGERLAVGDDVLLAGSGPFLLPVATALLTAGAGVREVLEANTPKTVAAGWTRRPWQLAAQPAKAAELARCTALLVRHRVPYRMGRTVIEARGDGRVEEAVTARLRPDWSVVPGSERTVPVDALCVTHGFTPQLELPLAAGCALLRTPAGEFVAVDADQRTTMPGVYAAGEITGIAGAPAARTEGALAGWCAAGGDPAAPALHRVRRNRERGRAFAARLAAAHPVGPAWPGWLRPETVICRCEETDYGTLRSAATDASGAAPRVIKLATRAGLGPCQARICGPTVAELTARLHSPPPGRPAEGLPPAAPHRRPLAQPIRLGELARTPDGPEPDPKESTA; from the coding sequence ATGACGGCCGCACCCCGCACGGAGGACCGCCGCCACGTGGTCGTCGTAGGGGCCGGACCAGCGGGCCTCGCCGCCGCCGGTTCCGCGCTGGCCGCCGGGGCCCGGGTCACCCTCGCCGACGCGGCGGAGCGGCCCGGCGGCCAGTACCACCGCACGCTCCCCGAGGAGTTCGGCGGGCCGCGCGACGGCGGGTCCCACTTCGCCCGACTGCGCCGCCGCGTCCTGGACCACCCCCACTGCACCTGGCTCGCGGAAACGTCCGTCTGGGCACTGGAACGGCCGGACCCCGAGCAGCCGGGCCCGCCCCGCGTCCACACCCTGACCGGCCCCGCCGACGGCAACGACCGGCCCCGCCGCGTCCTCACCCCCGACGCCCTGGTCCTCGCCCCCGGCGCCCACGACCGCGTCCTGCCCTTCCCCGGGTGGGAGCTGCCCGGGGTGTACGCGGCCGGTGCCGCGCAGGCCCTCGTCAAGGGCGAGCGGCTGGCGGTCGGCGACGACGTGCTGCTCGCGGGCAGCGGCCCCTTCCTGCTCCCGGTCGCCACCGCCCTGCTGACGGCAGGCGCCGGCGTACGCGAAGTACTGGAGGCCAACACGCCCAAGACGGTGGCCGCCGGCTGGACGCGCCGCCCCTGGCAACTCGCGGCGCAACCGGCCAAGGCCGCCGAACTGGCCCGCTGCACAGCCCTGTTGGTCCGCCACCGGGTCCCGTACCGCATGGGCCGGACCGTCATCGAGGCACGCGGGGACGGCCGCGTCGAGGAAGCGGTCACCGCGCGGCTGCGGCCCGACTGGTCGGTGGTCCCGGGCAGCGAGCGGACCGTCCCCGTGGACGCGCTCTGCGTCACCCACGGCTTCACTCCGCAGCTGGAACTCCCGCTCGCCGCGGGGTGCGCACTGCTGCGCACCCCGGCCGGCGAGTTCGTCGCCGTCGACGCCGACCAGCGCACCACCATGCCCGGCGTCTACGCGGCCGGGGAGATCACCGGTATCGCGGGCGCGCCCGCCGCCCGTACCGAAGGCGCACTGGCCGGCTGGTGCGCGGCCGGCGGCGACCCCGCGGCCCCCGCGCTGCACCGGGTCCGCCGCAACCGCGAGCGTGGCCGCGCCTTCGCCGCGCGGCTCGCCGCCGCCCACCCCGTCGGCCCCGCCTGGCCGGGCTGGCTGCGCCCGGAGACGGTGATCTGCCGCTGCGAGGAGACGGACTACGGCACGCTCCGCAGCGCCGCCACCGACGCGTCCGGCGCCGCGCCCCGCGTCATCAAACTCGCCACCCGCGCGGGCCTCGGCCCCTGCCAGGCCAGGATCTGCGGCCCCACCGTCGCCGAACTCACCGCCCGCCTGCACAGCCCTCCGCCGGGCCGCCCGGCGGAGGGCCTGCCACCCGCCGCGCCGCACCGCCGCCCCCTCGCCCAGCCCATCCGCCTGGGCGAGCTGGCCCGTACCCCCGACGGACCGGAACCCGACCCGAAGGAGAGCACCGCATGA
- a CDS encoding dihydrodipicolinate synthase family protein, whose translation MTSTASRRPAGLGGVVVATALPYREDPAAPAGLAVDLDRYAEHCRWLLDSGCDGIGPNGSLGEYSSLTDAERRAVARTAVEAANGDGTVIVGVHGAGSHQARHWAELAAEDGADGVLCLPPTMYRANPGEVLAHFEAVAAVGLPVMVYNNPTDTKVDLTPQLLAEIARIDNVVAVKEFSGDVRRVLEIKEQTPKLDVISGADDVVLESLLMGAVGWFAGFPNVFPAESAKLYALARAGHLAEAKALYEPLVAAFRWDSRTEFVQAIKAGMDQVGRYGGPCRPPRGPLVPEHRAQVHADMARAITALEKPAAA comes from the coding sequence ATGACAAGCACCGCCTCCCGCCGCCCCGCAGGCCTCGGCGGCGTGGTCGTCGCCACCGCGCTCCCGTACCGCGAGGACCCCGCAGCGCCCGCCGGCCTCGCGGTCGACCTGGACCGCTACGCCGAGCACTGCCGCTGGCTGCTGGACAGCGGCTGCGACGGCATCGGCCCGAACGGCTCCCTGGGCGAGTACTCCTCCCTCACGGACGCCGAGCGCCGCGCGGTCGCCCGGACGGCGGTGGAAGCGGCGAACGGGGACGGCACCGTCATCGTCGGCGTGCACGGCGCCGGCAGCCACCAGGCCCGCCACTGGGCCGAGCTGGCAGCCGAGGACGGCGCCGACGGCGTCCTCTGCCTGCCGCCGACGATGTACCGCGCCAACCCCGGCGAAGTCCTCGCCCACTTCGAGGCGGTGGCCGCCGTAGGCCTCCCCGTCATGGTCTACAACAACCCCACAGACACCAAGGTCGACCTCACCCCACAACTCCTCGCCGAAATCGCCCGGATCGACAACGTCGTAGCGGTCAAGGAGTTCTCCGGCGACGTCCGCCGCGTACTGGAGATCAAGGAACAAACACCGAAACTCGACGTCATCAGCGGCGCGGACGACGTCGTCCTGGAGAGCCTGCTGATGGGTGCCGTCGGCTGGTTCGCCGGCTTCCCGAACGTCTTCCCCGCCGAATCGGCGAAGCTCTACGCCCTCGCCAGGGCCGGTCACCTGGCGGAGGCCAAGGCCCTGTACGAGCCGCTGGTCGCCGCCTTCCGCTGGGACTCCCGCACCGAGTTCGTGCAGGCCATCAAGGCGGGCATGGACCAGGTCGGCCGGTACGGCGGCCCCTGCCGCCCACCGCGCGGCCCGCTCGTCCCCGAGCACCGCGCCCAGGTCCATGCCGACATGGCCCGCGCCATCACCGCCCTCGAGAAGCCGGCGGCCGCCTGA
- a CDS encoding MBL fold metallo-hydrolase: protein MKVHHLNCGSMTTIEATYAGPRPLPVVCHCLLVETAADGLVLVESGLGTEDVRRPQDTLDPVWRELASPALDPAEPAVRQVERLGFRAEDVRHVAVTHLDVDHTGGLPDFPAARVHVRAEELAAAAAEAPSRRYRPAHWAHGPRWETYEGSGGDTWAGFAGVRELAGLGPDFLLVPLGGHSAGHAGIAVRAGDRWLLHAGDAYFYHREIAAEDPSSHPLLDFIQLDAQVDAGLRIANQRRLAGAAREEGITVLNAHDPWTFLRLAG from the coding sequence ATGAAGGTCCACCACCTCAACTGCGGCTCGATGACCACCATCGAGGCGACCTACGCGGGGCCGCGCCCGCTGCCCGTCGTCTGCCACTGCCTGCTCGTCGAGACGGCAGCGGACGGGCTGGTGCTGGTCGAGAGCGGGCTGGGTACGGAGGACGTGCGCCGTCCGCAGGACACCCTGGACCCGGTGTGGCGGGAGCTGGCGTCGCCCGCGCTGGACCCCGCCGAACCGGCCGTACGGCAGGTCGAACGGCTCGGGTTCCGGGCCGAGGACGTCCGGCACGTCGCGGTGACCCATCTGGACGTGGACCACACCGGCGGGCTGCCCGACTTCCCCGCCGCGCGGGTCCATGTACGGGCCGAGGAGCTGGCGGCCGCCGCGGCGGAAGCCCCCAGCCGCCGCTACCGCCCCGCCCACTGGGCGCACGGCCCGCGCTGGGAGACGTACGAAGGGAGCGGCGGCGACACCTGGGCCGGCTTCGCGGGCGTCCGCGAACTGGCGGGGCTCGGCCCGGACTTCCTCCTCGTGCCGCTGGGCGGGCACAGCGCGGGGCACGCCGGGATCGCCGTGCGCGCCGGGGACCGGTGGCTGCTGCACGCGGGGGACGCCTACTTCTACCACCGGGAGATCGCCGCCGAGGACCCGTCCTCCCACCCGCTGCTGGACTTCATCCAGCTCGACGCCCAGGTGGACGCGGGGCTGCGGATCGCCAACCAGCGAAGGCTGGCCGGGGCCGCGCGCGAAGAGGGCATCACGGTGCTCAACGCGCACGACCCGTGGACGTTCCTACGCCTGGCCGGGTGA
- a CDS encoding proline racemase family protein — protein MRSIRTLSAVDSHTEGMPTRVVTGGVAPVPGATMADRRRYAVEHLDGLRRFLVDEPRGHPAMSGALLQPPTRPDADWGVLYLEVSGFLPMCGHGTIGVATVLVETGMVPVTEPETVVRLDTPAGLVEARVRVRDGAAEQVTLRNVAAFALEQDAKVDVPGLGEVRYDMAYGGNFYAIVELADIGLPFDRAHKNDILSAGLAIMQAVNDQNPPTHPTDPHISGCKHVQFLAPGSDARHSRNAMAIHPGWFDRSPCGTGTSARMAQLHARGELPLHAEFVNESFIGTRFTGRLVGTTEVGELPAVLPEFTGRAWITAMANYVLDPRDPFPEGFVL, from the coding sequence ATGCGCTCGATCCGCACCCTCAGCGCCGTCGACTCCCACACCGAGGGCATGCCCACCCGGGTGGTGACCGGCGGCGTAGCCCCTGTCCCGGGCGCCACCATGGCCGACCGCCGCCGGTACGCCGTGGAACACCTCGACGGCCTGCGCCGCTTCCTCGTCGACGAGCCGCGCGGCCATCCCGCGATGAGCGGCGCCCTGCTCCAGCCGCCCACCCGTCCCGACGCCGACTGGGGCGTCCTCTACCTCGAAGTCAGCGGCTTCCTGCCGATGTGCGGACACGGCACGATCGGTGTCGCCACCGTCCTGGTCGAGACCGGCATGGTCCCGGTCACCGAACCGGAGACCGTCGTCCGGCTGGACACCCCGGCCGGCCTCGTCGAGGCGCGGGTCAGGGTCCGCGACGGCGCCGCCGAGCAGGTCACCCTGCGCAACGTGGCCGCCTTCGCGCTCGAACAGGACGCCAAGGTGGACGTACCGGGCCTGGGCGAGGTCCGCTACGACATGGCGTACGGCGGCAACTTCTACGCGATCGTGGAACTGGCCGACATCGGCCTGCCCTTCGACCGGGCCCACAAGAACGACATCCTGTCCGCAGGCCTGGCGATCATGCAGGCGGTCAACGACCAGAACCCGCCCACCCACCCCACTGACCCCCACATCTCCGGCTGCAAGCACGTCCAGTTCCTCGCCCCCGGCTCGGACGCCCGGCACTCACGCAACGCCATGGCCATCCACCCCGGCTGGTTCGACCGCTCCCCGTGCGGCACCGGTACCTCGGCGCGGATGGCGCAACTGCACGCCCGAGGCGAACTCCCTCTCCACGCTGAGTTCGTGAACGAGTCATTCATCGGCACGCGCTTCACGGGCCGGCTCGTCGGCACCACGGAAGTAGGCGAACTACCCGCCGTCCTCCCGGAGTTCACGGGCCGCGCGTGGATCACCGCCATGGCGAATTACGTACTGGATCCGCGGGACCCCTTCCCCGAGGGGTTCGTCCTGTGA
- a CDS encoding TetR/AcrR family transcriptional regulator, whose product MTRSGGQETRARILRTAAELFRRQGYGATGLNQILTASGAPKGSLYFHFPGGKEQLAAEAMALAGSDLGRRMAVAVAAADGPRAAVTALGGVLADGLADSGYRDGCPVATVALERAGEAGPVQDACAAAYEGWLAELREQLKGWGAPEDTAAELADLALSSVQGALLLAQVRRDTGVLHTIAGQVGAHIEARLATAATGGEA is encoded by the coding sequence ATGACACGTTCAGGGGGACAAGAGACGCGCGCACGCATCCTGCGTACCGCCGCCGAGCTGTTCCGGCGGCAGGGGTACGGCGCCACCGGGCTCAACCAGATCCTCACTGCGAGCGGCGCGCCCAAGGGATCGCTGTACTTCCATTTCCCGGGCGGCAAGGAGCAGTTGGCGGCCGAGGCGATGGCGCTGGCCGGGAGCGATCTGGGCCGGCGGATGGCCGTGGCGGTGGCCGCTGCGGACGGGCCGCGCGCCGCGGTGACCGCGCTCGGCGGCGTGCTGGCCGACGGGCTGGCGGACTCCGGCTACCGGGACGGCTGCCCGGTCGCCACCGTCGCGCTGGAGCGGGCGGGCGAGGCGGGGCCGGTCCAGGACGCCTGCGCGGCGGCGTACGAAGGCTGGCTGGCGGAGCTGCGGGAACAGCTGAAGGGGTGGGGAGCGCCCGAGGACACGGCCGCCGAACTGGCCGACCTCGCGCTCTCCTCCGTACAGGGCGCCCTGCTGCTCGCCCAGGTGCGCCGGGACACCGGCGTCCTGCACACCATCGCCGGCCAGGTCGGCGCGCACATCGAGGCACGGCTCGCGACGGCCGCCACCGGAGGGGAAGCATGA
- a CDS encoding catalase: MSKPTLTARTLTTESGAPVADNQNSATAGVGGPIVLQDQHLIEKLARFNRERIPERVVHARGSGAYGYFEVTDDVTGFTRADFLNTIGKRTELFIRFSTVADNLGGPDAARDPRGFAVKFYTEEGNYDLVGNNTPVFFIKDPLKFPDFIHSQKRDPFTGKQEPDNVWDFWAHSPEATHQITWLMGDRGIPASYRHMHGFGSHTYQWTNAKGEQFFVKYHFKTNQGIRCLDADQGAELSGKDPNSHQTDLLQSIERGVYPSWTLYVQIMPAAEAADYRFNPFDLTKVWPHKDYPLQRVGRMVLDRNPDNVFAEVEQSAFSPNNFVPGIGPSPDKMLQGRLFAYADAQRYRLGVNHTQLPVNAPKATVANNYGRDGLMASNSQGRHAKNYEPNSYDGPVQTNDALSAPFAVTGHTGTHEAPQHTKDDDFFQAGELYRLMSEEEKQRLVANIAGGLSQVSRDDVIEKMIAHFSAADQDYGKRVEAKVRELRED; this comes from the coding sequence ATGTCGAAGCCCACGCTGACGGCGCGCACACTCACCACGGAGTCGGGCGCCCCCGTCGCCGACAACCAGAACTCCGCCACCGCCGGCGTCGGTGGCCCGATCGTCCTGCAGGACCAGCACCTCATCGAGAAGCTCGCCCGCTTCAACCGGGAGCGCATCCCGGAGCGTGTGGTGCACGCCCGCGGTTCCGGCGCCTACGGCTACTTCGAGGTGACCGACGACGTCACCGGCTTCACCCGCGCCGACTTCCTCAACACCATCGGCAAGCGGACCGAGCTGTTCATCCGCTTCTCGACCGTCGCCGACAACCTCGGCGGCCCGGACGCCGCGCGTGACCCGCGCGGCTTCGCGGTCAAGTTCTACACCGAGGAGGGCAACTACGACCTCGTCGGCAACAACACCCCGGTGTTCTTCATCAAGGACCCGCTGAAGTTCCCCGACTTCATCCACTCCCAGAAGCGCGACCCCTTCACGGGCAAGCAGGAGCCGGACAACGTCTGGGACTTCTGGGCGCACTCCCCCGAGGCGACCCACCAGATCACCTGGCTGATGGGCGACCGCGGCATCCCCGCGTCCTACCGCCACATGCACGGCTTCGGTTCGCACACGTACCAGTGGACCAACGCCAAGGGCGAGCAGTTCTTCGTCAAGTACCACTTCAAGACCAACCAGGGCATCCGCTGCCTGGACGCCGACCAGGGCGCCGAGCTGTCCGGCAAGGACCCCAACAGCCACCAGACCGACCTGCTCCAGTCCATCGAGCGCGGCGTGTACCCGTCCTGGACGCTGTACGTGCAGATCATGCCGGCGGCCGAGGCGGCGGACTACCGCTTCAACCCGTTCGACCTCACCAAGGTGTGGCCGCACAAGGACTACCCGCTGCAGCGCGTCGGCCGGATGGTCCTGGACCGCAACCCGGACAACGTCTTCGCCGAGGTCGAGCAGTCCGCGTTCTCGCCGAACAACTTCGTGCCCGGCATCGGCCCGTCCCCCGACAAGATGCTCCAGGGCCGGCTCTTCGCCTACGCCGACGCGCAGCGCTACCGCCTGGGCGTCAACCACACCCAGCTGCCGGTCAACGCCCCCAAGGCGACCGTCGCCAACAACTACGGCCGCGACGGCCTGATGGCGTCCAACTCCCAGGGCCGGCACGCCAAGAACTACGAGCCGAACAGCTACGACGGCCCGGTCCAGACGAACGATGCGCTGTCCGCCCCGTTCGCGGTCACCGGCCACACCGGCACCCACGAGGCGCCGCAGCACACCAAGGACGACGACTTCTTCCAGGCCGGCGAGCTCTACCGGCTGATGTCGGAGGAGGAGAAGCAGCGGCTGGTGGCGAACATCGCCGGCGGGCTCTCGCAGGTCTCCCGCGACGACGTCATCGAGAAGATGATCGCGCACTTCAGCGCGGCCGACCAGGACTACGGCAAGCGTGTGGAGGCCAAGGTCCGCGAGCTGCGGGAGGACTGA
- a CDS encoding helix-turn-helix domain-containing protein, with protein MSVPEGSIRDMLAANLKRARAQRGLSLSELSRRSRIGKATLSQLESGTGNPTIETVFSLSRALEVPISGLLDTRPADGPTVVRAADVEVLSGDAVDLRPLRRFELGEGGFEVYDQQVREGARQDSLGHVGTEHTVVQAGRLAVDVEGERIELGPGDYIGFDASRPHAYTALGGPVRSVLLLQYRTDRRPEGADAHTAPHTPPGPHA; from the coding sequence GTGAGCGTCCCCGAGGGCTCGATCCGGGACATGCTGGCGGCGAACCTGAAGCGCGCCAGGGCGCAGCGGGGACTCTCGCTCTCCGAGCTCTCCCGGCGCTCCAGGATCGGCAAGGCGACGCTGTCGCAGCTGGAGTCCGGTACCGGAAACCCCACCATCGAGACGGTGTTCAGCCTCTCGCGCGCGCTGGAGGTGCCGATCTCCGGGCTGCTGGACACCCGCCCGGCCGACGGCCCGACCGTGGTGCGCGCCGCGGACGTGGAGGTGCTCAGCGGTGACGCGGTCGACCTGCGGCCGCTGCGCCGCTTCGAGCTGGGCGAGGGCGGCTTCGAGGTGTACGACCAGCAGGTACGCGAGGGCGCCCGGCAGGACTCGCTGGGCCACGTCGGCACCGAGCACACCGTCGTCCAGGCCGGCCGGCTGGCGGTGGACGTCGAGGGCGAGCGCATCGAGCTCGGGCCCGGGGACTACATCGGCTTCGACGCCTCGCGGCCGCACGCCTACACGGCGCTCGGCGGACCGGTCCGCTCCGTCCTGCTGCTCCAGTACCGGACGGACCGGCGACCGGAGGGCGCGGACGCACACACGGCCCCGCACACGCCCCCGGGCCCGCACGCCTGA
- a CDS encoding (2Fe-2S)-binding protein — MSPRPVRTAPGAPERPLQITVDGDPVEGVAGRSIAGILLAAGRTSWRTARSGAPRGVFCGIGVCFDCVLTVNGVPDVRACRRRATDGDVVTTQTRAAADNGEAGA; from the coding sequence ATGAGTCCCCGACCGGTCCGCACCGCGCCCGGCGCCCCCGAACGGCCCCTGCAGATCACCGTGGACGGCGATCCCGTAGAGGGCGTCGCGGGCCGGAGCATCGCGGGGATACTGCTCGCGGCCGGCCGCACCTCCTGGCGCACGGCACGCTCGGGCGCCCCGCGCGGCGTGTTCTGCGGCATCGGCGTCTGCTTCGACTGCGTACTGACCGTCAACGGCGTCCCCGACGTACGCGCCTGCCGCCGCCGCGCAACGGACGGAGACGTGGTGACCACCCAGACGCGTGCGGCGGCGGACAACGGGGAGGCCGGGGCATGA
- a CDS encoding MmcQ/YjbR family DNA-binding protein: MFDHRALRAFCLEFNGSVEEFPFPSAPDLAVYKVGGKIFALSSLDAADPLTVSLKCDPEEAVRLRAAYPEVVPGYHLNKRHWNTVSLAGALPDGLVRDLIEDSYDLVVAGLPRAERLRLDRP; encoded by the coding sequence ATGTTCGATCACCGCGCCCTGCGCGCCTTCTGCCTGGAATTCAACGGCTCGGTGGAGGAGTTCCCCTTCCCCAGCGCCCCCGACCTGGCGGTCTACAAGGTCGGCGGAAAGATCTTCGCTCTCTCCTCGCTGGACGCCGCCGACCCGCTCACCGTCAGCCTCAAGTGCGACCCGGAGGAAGCGGTACGGCTCCGCGCGGCGTACCCCGAGGTCGTCCCCGGCTACCACCTCAACAAGCGGCACTGGAACACCGTCTCGCTCGCCGGGGCCCTCCCGGACGGCCTGGTCCGCGACCTGATCGAGGACTCCTACGACCTGGTCGTCGCGGGCCTGCCCCGAGCGGAACGGCTGCGGCTGGACCGGCCTTGA
- a CDS encoding NAD(P)/FAD-dependent oxidoreductase — protein MNGTRVVVLGAGIIGAACARELALTDGFLVTVVDRGGAAEATTAHGEGNVLVSDKGPGPELRLAQLSRRLWPETLAAVAGRSPRAADAVRAVEWDPKGGIVVATTGTGAAELTRFAAAQRTAGVRADPLDAAALAAAEPHLTRDHTAALHYPEDAQVQPAAAATALLGDALAHGATLRTGCEVLAARTRGGRLTAVRTTEGDLAADLFVNAAGPWSGRLATRLGAPVDVRPRRGDILVTTPLPPTVFHKVYDADYVGAVGSSAEELQTSAVVEATRGGSVLLGSSRRRAGFDDRLRPEVLSAVAAKALRLFPGLADVAVMRAYGGFRPYVPDHLPVIGADPRLPGLWHASGHEGAGIGLSLGTARLLRDLVSGAEPEIDPAPFRVDRPAVLGAPLTAPSEESA, from the coding sequence ATGAACGGAACGCGAGTGGTGGTGCTCGGCGCCGGCATCATCGGCGCGGCCTGCGCCCGCGAACTGGCCCTGACCGACGGCTTCCTGGTGACCGTCGTGGACCGGGGCGGCGCAGCCGAAGCGACCACCGCACACGGCGAGGGCAACGTGCTCGTCTCCGACAAGGGGCCGGGCCCCGAACTCCGGCTCGCCCAGCTCTCCCGCCGCCTCTGGCCGGAGACACTGGCCGCCGTGGCCGGCCGCTCGCCCCGCGCCGCCGACGCCGTACGCGCCGTCGAGTGGGACCCCAAGGGCGGCATCGTCGTCGCCACCACCGGAACCGGCGCCGCGGAGCTCACCCGCTTCGCGGCCGCCCAGCGCACGGCCGGCGTACGGGCCGACCCCCTGGACGCCGCCGCGCTCGCCGCGGCCGAGCCGCACCTCACCCGCGACCACACCGCGGCCCTGCACTACCCCGAGGACGCCCAGGTCCAGCCCGCGGCCGCGGCCACCGCGCTGCTCGGCGACGCCCTCGCGCACGGCGCCACCCTCCGCACCGGCTGCGAAGTCCTCGCCGCCCGCACCCGCGGCGGCCGGCTCACCGCGGTCCGCACCACCGAAGGCGACCTCGCCGCCGACCTGTTCGTCAACGCGGCGGGCCCCTGGTCCGGACGGCTCGCCACCCGCCTCGGCGCCCCCGTCGACGTCCGCCCGCGCCGCGGCGACATCCTCGTCACCACCCCGCTGCCGCCCACCGTCTTCCACAAGGTCTACGACGCGGACTACGTGGGCGCGGTCGGCAGCAGCGCCGAGGAGCTGCAGACCTCGGCGGTCGTCGAGGCCACCCGCGGCGGCAGCGTGCTGCTCGGCTCCTCCCGCCGCCGCGCCGGTTTCGACGACCGGCTGCGCCCCGAGGTGCTGTCCGCCGTCGCCGCCAAGGCCCTCCGGCTCTTCCCGGGCCTCGCCGACGTGGCCGTGATGCGCGCCTACGGCGGCTTCCGCCCGTACGTACCCGACCACCTCCCCGTCATCGGCGCCGACCCGCGGCTGCCGGGCCTGTGGCACGCGAGCGGCCACGAGGGCGCCGGCATCGGCCTCTCGCTCGGCACCGCCCGCCTCCTGCGTGACCTGGTGAGCGGCGCCGAACCGGAGATCGACCCGGCCCCGTTCCGGGTGGACCGCCCGGCCGTACTGGGCGCACCGCTGACGGCCCCGAGTGAGGAGAGCGCATGA
- a CDS encoding glucose 1-dehydrogenase: MLTLEGKTAIITGAARGQGAAEARLFARLGGRVILADVLDEPGKRVADEIGEAARYVHLDVTDEAGWQTVVATATAEFGGVDVLINNAGVLRSMPLADESVENFERTLRINLVGPFLGIKAVQGAMVAAGGGSIVNISSVGGLTGIPRTGGYGASKWGLRGLTKIAALELGRYGIRVNSVHPGVIDTPMVAEVAAMPESGAHPGVALGRIGLPEDVAGLVAFLASDASAYLTGAEIAVDGGSSAGPMPPAAAQGEAAAVG, from the coding sequence GTGCTCACGCTCGAAGGCAAGACCGCGATCATCACGGGTGCGGCCCGTGGCCAGGGCGCGGCCGAGGCCCGCCTGTTCGCCCGGCTCGGCGGGCGGGTGATCCTGGCCGACGTGCTGGACGAGCCCGGGAAGCGGGTGGCCGACGAGATCGGCGAGGCGGCACGCTACGTCCACCTCGACGTCACCGACGAGGCGGGCTGGCAGACGGTCGTGGCCACCGCGACAGCGGAGTTCGGCGGCGTGGACGTACTGATCAACAATGCGGGCGTGCTCCGCTCGATGCCGCTGGCCGACGAGTCCGTGGAGAACTTCGAGCGCACGCTGCGGATCAACCTCGTCGGCCCGTTCCTCGGCATCAAGGCGGTCCAGGGGGCGATGGTCGCGGCCGGCGGCGGCTCGATCGTCAACATCTCCTCCGTGGGCGGCCTCACCGGCATCCCCCGGACGGGCGGCTACGGCGCCTCCAAGTGGGGGCTGCGCGGCCTGACGAAGATCGCCGCGCTGGAGCTCGGCCGGTACGGCATCCGGGTCAACTCCGTGCACCCCGGCGTCATCGACACCCCGATGGTCGCGGAGGTCGCCGCCATGCCGGAGTCGGGCGCCCACCCGGGCGTCGCGCTGGGCCGCATCGGCCTGCCGGAGGACGTCGCGGGTCTGGTCGCCTTCCTCGCCTCGGACGCCTCGGCCTACCTCACCGGCGCCGAGATCGCCGTGGACGGCGGCTCGTCGGCCGGCCCGATGCCGCCGGCCGCCGCACAGGGCGAGGCGGCCGCTGTGGGATAA